From a region of the Chloroflexota bacterium genome:
- a CDS encoding DHA2 family efflux MFS transporter permease subunit, producing the protein MRVETTHASAVATSTREKGIILTLLIATFVVILNETIMGVALPRLKDEFQVEASTVQWLTTAYLLVMAVLIPTTGFLIQRFSTRTLFLTAMGLFTMGTVAAAAAPGFEVLLVGRVFQAAGTALMLPLLMTVILVLVPMERRGAMMSTASMVISVAPAIGPALSGLIIQALSWRFMFIFVIPIALAVLAYGYLRLVNVGKLQAASLDRTSILLAAIGFGGLVYGFSRAGEPGSSLTEPIVLAAIGMGLVGIALFAWRQTRLSSPLLDLRVFRFPMFSLSVVLMMVVMVTLFASAILLPFYFQQIRQFNTLQTGLFLLPGGALMGFSGLFVGRIFDRSGPRMLVMGGMVLVVVALWQWTFLNATTSVIWLLSLHVIFSLGLACLFTPILTTGLNQLPQALHSHGTAISNTLQQVAGAIGTALLITIMSAGQAQPAQTVAPNPLADLTVGIQNAFVVAAGIAVVGLVLALFLRRTGEPTGEPTFIH; encoded by the coding sequence ATGCGCGTAGAGACAACCCATGCCAGCGCCGTTGCAACCAGCACCCGCGAAAAAGGCATTATTTTAACCTTATTGATTGCGACCTTTGTCGTGATTCTGAACGAAACGATTATGGGTGTGGCTTTACCCCGCTTGAAGGACGAATTCCAAGTCGAAGCAAGCACCGTGCAATGGCTGACCACAGCCTATCTGTTAGTTATGGCGGTCTTGATTCCAACAACCGGCTTTCTGATTCAACGGTTTAGCACACGAACGCTGTTTCTTACGGCCATGGGTTTATTTACCATGGGAACCGTGGCAGCAGCAGCGGCTCCTGGGTTTGAGGTGCTCTTGGTTGGTCGGGTATTCCAAGCAGCGGGCACAGCGCTAATGCTGCCATTGCTCATGACGGTTATTTTGGTGCTGGTGCCGATGGAGCGGCGCGGAGCCATGATGAGCACGGCCAGTATGGTGATTTCGGTCGCTCCAGCGATTGGCCCAGCTCTATCAGGATTAATCATTCAAGCGCTTTCGTGGCGCTTTATGTTTATTTTCGTGATTCCGATTGCCCTAGCGGTGCTGGCATATGGCTACCTGCGGTTGGTGAATGTGGGCAAACTTCAAGCAGCCAGCCTTGATCGTACCTCGATTCTGCTGGCTGCAATTGGCTTCGGCGGGCTAGTCTACGGATTTAGTCGGGCTGGCGAGCCTGGCAGTAGCCTAACTGAGCCAATTGTTTTGGCGGCGATCGGAATGGGCTTAGTTGGGATCGCATTGTTTGCCTGGCGACAAACCCGACTTTCCAGTCCATTGCTTGACCTGCGCGTCTTTCGCTTTCCCATGTTCAGCTTGAGCGTCGTATTAATGATGGTGGTGATGGTAACGTTATTTGCCTCAGCGATTCTATTGCCCTTCTATTTCCAGCAAATTCGCCAGTTTAATACCCTACAAACCGGGCTTTTTTTGCTACCTGGTGGGGCATTGATGGGATTTAGTGGACTATTCGTGGGTCGGATCTTTGATCGCTCAGGGCCACGAATGCTGGTTATGGGAGGAATGGTGCTGGTTGTAGTAGCACTTTGGCAATGGACTTTCTTGAATGCCACGACCTCTGTGATCTGGCTGCTGAGTCTTCATGTGATTTTCAGTTTAGGCCTTGCCTGTTTGTTCACGCCCATTCTCACAACTGGACTTAATCAATTACCCCAAGCGCTGCACTCGCATGGCACAGCGATCTCCAACACGCTTCAGCAAGTTGCTGGAGCAATAGGAACAGCATTATTAATTACGATTATGAGTGCTGGTCAAGCTCAGCCTGCACAAACCGTCGCGCCTAATCCTTTAGCTGATTTGACCGTTGGCATCCAAAACGCCTTTGTGGTGGCAGCTGGAATAGCCGTAGTTGGTTTGGTGCTAGCGCTTTTTCTGCGCCGCACCGGCGAACCAACCGGAGAGCCAACATTTATTCATTAA
- a CDS encoding dihydrofolate reductase family protein — MRQLIYFIACTADGFIAREDGSFDFFPMQGGHMQYLQQEYPETMPTHLHALLGITAEPRHFDTVVMGRYTYAVGLSEGVTSPYAHLRQYVVSQSISTSPSPEVTLVANDPVGLVRRLKQELGQNIWLCGGGSLASALIGEIDQLILKVNPVILGQGIRLFDQLNAPVQLELLEQQTFDGGVALHRYAVAHHHD, encoded by the coding sequence ATGCGTCAGTTAATTTATTTCATCGCCTGCACGGCTGATGGGTTTATTGCTCGTGAGGATGGCAGCTTCGATTTCTTCCCCATGCAGGGTGGGCATATGCAATATCTACAACAAGAGTATCCAGAAACTATGCCTACGCATTTGCATGCGCTGCTAGGAATTACGGCTGAGCCACGCCATTTTGATACCGTCGTGATGGGTCGGTACACCTATGCAGTTGGCTTGAGCGAAGGTGTTACCAGTCCGTATGCCCATTTGCGGCAATATGTGGTGTCGCAATCAATCAGCACCAGCCCAAGCCCAGAGGTAACCTTAGTTGCCAATGACCCAGTTGGCTTGGTACGCAGACTCAAACAAGAGCTAGGGCAGAATATCTGGTTGTGTGGCGGCGGTTCATTAGCTAGTGCCTTAATCGGCGAGATTGATCAACTGATTCTGAAAGTCAATCCCGTCATCCTTGGTCAAGGGATTCGGCTTTTTGATCAGCTTAATGCTCCAGTTCAGCTCGAATTGCTTGAGCAGCAAACCTTTGATGGCGGCGTTGCGCTGCATCGCTATGCCGTAGCTCATCACCATGATTAA
- a CDS encoding DUF3344 domain-containing protein, protein MQATQYSSNRLIRLIGGLLLLSTFGLTSSLLKPSAAMEGVPAIEPRLNLTQRGGVITIGNTLSHDCAAGVPAPVVGVVGACGTNTSDSGVDIYWRADSPAVSQAEANTSLNNAQARSSAMLNIPVGASVTHAYFYWGARWGGVTPTGATLEFNRGNSQNVTPISTVINPNSFYQAVADVTSYVQTHGSGAYRASGILANPFINTNDTNAFAAWWLVVIYSDTNQPNRTIILHDGLDQVLLGGSITNTLSGFNIPSSSTTNLTIVGYEGDNASAGDQLLFNGNSVSNAQNPADNVMNSTRSYLGNSVSTTGDLPQLTGAANSMGGFDLDTFDVSAWTSPGQTTASITTGSTSDMYFVGGVILAITSLVADTPTPSITPSNTPTNTATSTPTNTPTNTPTNTPTNTPTNTPTNTPTATSSPTNTPTSTTTNTPTPSLWRAFLPIAIRSAE, encoded by the coding sequence ATGCAAGCAACTCAATATTCATCAAATCGATTAATTCGGCTCATTGGCGGCTTGTTGCTACTTAGTACGTTTGGGCTAACGAGTAGTTTACTCAAGCCTTCGGCGGCCATGGAAGGAGTGCCAGCAATTGAACCACGGCTCAATCTGACCCAACGAGGCGGGGTCATCACGATTGGCAATACGCTAAGCCACGATTGTGCGGCGGGCGTTCCCGCCCCAGTCGTGGGCGTAGTCGGGGCATGTGGCACAAATACGAGCGATTCAGGCGTTGACATTTATTGGCGGGCCGATTCGCCTGCTGTCAGCCAAGCCGAAGCGAATACCAGCCTCAATAATGCCCAGGCTCGCAGTAGTGCAATGCTCAATATTCCAGTCGGGGCCAGCGTAACCCATGCTTACTTCTATTGGGGAGCACGTTGGGGTGGCGTAACACCAACTGGTGCTACGCTTGAATTTAATCGGGGTAATAGCCAGAACGTCACACCAATCAGTACAGTTATCAATCCAAATTCATTTTATCAAGCGGTCGCAGATGTTACCAGCTATGTTCAAACGCATGGCTCAGGAGCCTATCGTGCCAGTGGGATTCTCGCCAATCCGTTTATTAACACCAATGATACCAACGCTTTTGCCGCTTGGTGGCTAGTAGTAATTTACAGCGATACCAACCAACCTAATCGAACGATCATTCTCCACGATGGGCTGGATCAAGTATTACTTGGCGGCTCAATTACCAATACATTGAGTGGATTCAATATTCCCAGCAGCAGCACAACCAACCTTACAATTGTTGGCTACGAGGGCGATAATGCAAGCGCAGGTGACCAATTGCTGTTTAATGGCAATAGCGTTAGCAATGCGCAAAACCCTGCCGATAATGTTATGAATAGCACTCGCTCCTATTTAGGTAATTCAGTTTCAACCACAGGCGATTTGCCACAACTAACCGGAGCAGCCAACAGTATGGGTGGGTTTGACCTTGATACCTTCGATGTTTCAGCATGGACTAGCCCAGGCCAAACCACAGCCAGCATAACTACTGGCTCCACTAGCGATATGTATTTTGTTGGGGGAGTTATTTTAGCGATCACTTCGTTGGTTGCTGATACCCCAACCCCCAGCATTACGCCCAGCAATACCCCCACCAATACTGCAACCAGCACCCCAACCAACACACCGACCAATACCCCGACCAACACACCGACCAATACCCCGACCAACACACCGACCAATACCCCGACCGCAACCAGTAGCCCAACTAATACGCCAACCAGCACCACGACCAATACTCCCACGCCAAGCCTATGGCGAGCCTTCTTACCAATCGCAATTCGTTCAGCTGAATAA
- a CDS encoding STAS domain-containing protein yields MSITSQTKAINIGILTLSERFDIAAVATFRQIADQILAQTNYLVIDLSAVTFFDSAGMAALVNVLKRVREHAGDIRVLWPTSEAARRIVSLTKFDRVFTSSPSLESALCIW; encoded by the coding sequence ATGAGCATTACGAGTCAAACTAAAGCAATTAATATTGGCATTTTAACGCTCAGTGAGCGCTTTGATATTGCCGCAGTAGCAACCTTTCGCCAAATAGCCGATCAGATTCTTGCTCAAACGAACTATCTTGTGATTGATCTGAGTGCGGTCACGTTTTTCGATAGCGCGGGAATGGCCGCTTTAGTTAATGTGCTTAAACGTGTTCGGGAACACGCTGGTGATATCCGAGTTCTTTGGCCAACATCTGAGGCGGCACGACGCATTGTGAGTCTCACCAAATTTGATCGCGTTTTCACCAGCAGTCCATCGCTTGAATCGGCACTATGTATTTGGTAG
- a CDS encoding ATP-binding protein, producing the protein MVNMVIAARIDLLVDINTAIRRFLQTLPVIEQNSQAIYNIELAIHEICTNIISHAYASDDEGSIAINVYFHPLSNQLEINIYDWGRPFLAEQRTLPDLEHGQEGGYGLFIVEQIVDSLDYRRTPTGNHWQLIKLLGAPHEHYESN; encoded by the coding sequence ATGGTTAATATGGTTATTGCAGCCAGAATCGATTTGCTCGTAGATATTAATACTGCGATCCGTCGATTTCTCCAAACATTACCGGTGATTGAACAAAATTCACAGGCGATCTATAACATCGAGCTGGCGATTCATGAAATTTGCACCAATATTATCTCCCATGCTTATGCATCTGACGATGAAGGTTCAATTGCAATTAATGTATATTTTCATCCCCTGTCGAATCAACTTGAAATTAATATTTACGATTGGGGTAGACCATTTCTGGCTGAACAACGCACGCTCCCCGATCTTGAGCATGGCCAAGAAGGTGGTTATGGGTTATTTATTGTCGAACAAATTGTAGATTCGCTTGATTATCGTCGGACTCCAACCGGCAATCATTGGCAGTTAATCAAATTATTAGGAGCACCCCATGAGCATTACGAGTCAAACTAA
- a CDS encoding SpoIIE family protein phosphatase, with translation MTMIVHHIPAFETIAHAWIKTGMQAFGVWIDDRYQHLWPAQSSITSVSYRSPLIVNGQVIGELHLVGSQQPGWQERLNTDAGLLAALLQYQQNVQLLTDELIDCQDQLITLYDIWASMGQSADLPTLMQSLMREVVRLTKTTNAWISFGAGLGFQHSIIHGVVPISEGLLQSIKTNQLTLFSHHDPICQSLGVTNLLWVPITIRSVIIAGGLGICHQEGEFSATDIKFVQAICEHISHHLEQQMLYQESLAKIQIEADLALAQRVQQRLLNTPLPQIADIELTAYAKPARSVGGDFYDVLQRPDGSVAIMVGDVVGKGVAAALLMMLSRTALRTAALATHDPAAILERMNIDLYDDLTTVGVFITVFVAIYHPKTHMLWYANAGHAPVLLYSNEQTQLLEADCPPIGVLPQLCAGSHAQILNAGDILIGATDGFNETHNQQQEMFGYQRICQLLAHHHGLSAPALCNLFFQQVEAFGNGCVQEDDRTMIILKTNS, from the coding sequence ATGACAATGATCGTACACCATATTCCAGCTTTTGAAACCATTGCCCATGCTTGGATCAAAACGGGTATGCAGGCATTTGGTGTATGGATTGATGATCGATACCAACACCTATGGCCGGCCCAGAGCAGCATCACTAGCGTTAGCTATCGATCGCCGTTAATTGTCAATGGACAGGTTATTGGTGAATTGCATCTTGTTGGTAGTCAACAACCAGGCTGGCAAGAACGACTGAATACTGATGCTGGATTACTCGCAGCACTCCTCCAGTATCAGCAGAATGTCCAGTTATTAACGGATGAATTAATCGATTGCCAAGATCAATTAATAACGTTATATGATATTTGGGCTTCGATGGGGCAATCCGCAGATCTGCCAACGTTAATGCAATCGCTCATGCGCGAAGTTGTGCGTTTAACCAAAACCACCAATGCTTGGATCAGTTTTGGCGCAGGCTTAGGATTCCAACATAGCATTATCCACGGGGTTGTGCCAATCTCGGAAGGACTCCTTCAATCAATTAAAACGAACCAACTGACCCTGTTTAGCCACCACGATCCGATTTGTCAATCCTTAGGAGTTACCAATCTTTTATGGGTCCCGATTACCATTCGTTCGGTCATTATTGCTGGTGGACTCGGTATTTGTCATCAAGAAGGTGAGTTCAGCGCAACCGATATCAAATTTGTTCAGGCGATTTGTGAGCACATTAGTCATCATCTTGAACAACAGATGCTCTATCAAGAAAGTTTGGCCAAAATCCAAATCGAGGCCGATCTCGCTTTAGCCCAACGTGTCCAACAACGCCTCCTGAATACACCACTGCCGCAGATTGCTGATATCGAACTCACTGCGTATGCCAAGCCAGCTCGCAGCGTCGGGGGTGATTTCTATGATGTCCTACAGCGGCCTGATGGAAGCGTTGCCATTATGGTTGGTGATGTTGTTGGGAAAGGTGTTGCAGCAGCATTACTCATGATGCTGAGTCGAACTGCCCTAAGAACTGCGGCCCTTGCAACCCATGATCCGGCAGCAATTCTTGAACGCATGAATATAGATCTTTATGACGACTTAACAACCGTTGGAGTATTTATCACTGTTTTTGTGGCGATTTATCACCCCAAAACCCACATGCTTTGGTACGCCAATGCGGGCCATGCGCCTGTATTGCTCTATAGCAACGAGCAAACCCAGTTGCTTGAAGCTGATTGCCCGCCAATTGGTGTATTACCACAACTTTGTGCTGGTAGCCATGCCCAAATTCTGAATGCAGGCGATATTTTGATTGGAGCAACTGATGGTTTTAATGAGACCCACAACCAACAACAAGAGATGTTTGGCTATCAGCGAATCTGCCAGCTCCTAGCCCATCATCATGGATTATCAGCACCAGCCTTATGCAACCTGTTCTTTCAGCAAGTTGAGGCCTTTGGCAATGGGTGTGTTCAAGAAGATGATCGAACAATGATTATATTAAAAACCAACTCATGA
- a CDS encoding STAS domain-containing protein, whose product MINRHVNPAKQAEILYLEGRFDVHSLIHLRSWQPSLTLPHIILELSRVNFVDSAALAWMVRLSKQVSMLNGSLQICGLQQPVQIILELTRLDRVLALTNSLDEALAKVPA is encoded by the coding sequence ATGATCAATCGACACGTGAACCCAGCCAAGCAAGCCGAAATTCTCTATCTTGAAGGCCGCTTTGATGTCCATAGTCTGATTCACTTACGCTCATGGCAACCATCACTAACGCTGCCGCATATTATTTTGGAGCTAAGTCGGGTCAATTTTGTCGATTCGGCAGCCTTAGCGTGGATGGTACGCTTAAGCAAACAGGTGTCCATGCTGAACGGGAGTCTACAGATTTGTGGTTTACAACAGCCAGTTCAAATTATTCTAGAACTGACGAGGCTTGATCGGGTTTTAGCACTGACCAACAGCCTTGATGAAGCGCTAGCAAAGGTTCCAGCCTAA
- a CDS encoding glycosyltransferase has product MSNPSLRLVIVTTFPPSTGTLNEYAWHFVRAFQQKRDLAELIILADQLPSDQVELPNQIDGIPLRIIRCWAFNRWDTPYRLLRAIESLNPDAVLFNLQFATFGNRRIPAALALLTPAFVRQKAIPSVVLLHNIMETVDLNQAGFAGNRVINWLTKMAGRIITRQLLRADLVAVTIPRYVDILEHGYGATNVLLAPHGAFETPPPPTPPTSDCCRFLAFGKFGTYKKVETLIEAFAQVQSKHQQPMELVIAGSDSPNATGYLETVQRQYQHIPNVRFTGYVPEAAVADLFQSATAVVFPYTSTTGSSGVLHQTGSYGRAAILPNLGDLADVVEEEGFTGVFFEPENVTSLAQALEQLLLDPATSHRLGLQNYAAACGLPISDVADWYLLHLQTLRPLTPIITHLQQELL; this is encoded by the coding sequence ATGTCAAACCCCAGCTTAAGGCTCGTGATTGTAACAACCTTCCCACCAAGCACGGGTACGCTCAATGAATATGCATGGCACTTTGTGCGGGCTTTTCAACAAAAACGCGACCTTGCGGAACTGATTATTTTAGCCGATCAACTTCCCTCAGATCAGGTCGAACTACCAAACCAGATTGATGGAATTCCGCTCCGAATTATCCGCTGTTGGGCATTTAATCGCTGGGATACCCCCTATCGGCTGCTGCGGGCGATTGAATCGCTTAACCCCGATGCGGTGCTGTTTAATCTTCAGTTTGCCACCTTTGGCAATCGGCGGATTCCAGCAGCACTCGCCCTGTTAACTCCAGCGTTCGTCCGCCAAAAAGCAATTCCGAGTGTCGTTCTTCTGCACAATATTATGGAGACTGTTGATCTTAACCAAGCAGGCTTCGCTGGAAATCGCGTCATCAATTGGCTGACCAAGATGGCAGGACGGATCATAACTCGCCAACTCTTACGAGCTGATCTGGTGGCCGTCACAATTCCGCGCTATGTCGATATTTTAGAGCATGGATATGGCGCAACGAATGTGCTCCTTGCACCGCATGGAGCATTTGAAACCCCACCACCACCCACCCCTCCAACCAGCGATTGCTGCCGATTTTTGGCCTTTGGCAAGTTTGGCACGTATAAAAAGGTGGAAACCCTGATTGAAGCCTTTGCGCAGGTTCAATCCAAACACCAGCAGCCGATGGAATTAGTAATTGCAGGATCAGATAGCCCCAATGCAACTGGCTACTTAGAAACAGTTCAGCGCCAGTATCAGCACATCCCGAATGTTCGTTTTACCGGCTATGTGCCCGAAGCTGCGGTCGCAGACCTCTTTCAATCGGCAACCGCTGTCGTCTTTCCCTATACCAGTACGACCGGAAGTTCAGGGGTCTTGCATCAAACAGGCTCATATGGTCGCGCCGCAATCTTACCAAACCTTGGTGATCTGGCCGATGTCGTGGAAGAAGAAGGCTTTACTGGCGTTTTTTTTGAGCCTGAAAACGTTACCAGCCTTGCGCAAGCCTTAGAACAGCTTTTGCTCGATCCCGCTACCAGCCATCGTTTGGGTTTGCAAAATTATGCAGCGGCATGTGGCTTGCCAATTAGTGATGTCGCTGATTGGTATCTCTTACACTTGCAAACGTTACGACCCTTGACCCCAATCATAACCCATCTCCAACAGGAGCTTTTATGA
- a CDS encoding glycosyltransferase family 2 protein, producing MADIRYDLWKTEPLTETPHISVVIPCFNEQERILPTIGAIIACFCALGRPWELIISDDGSTDQTVALLEELHFANLSVLRTPTNCGKGHAVRQGILAARGDFILFADADNSTPIEQIHQLLPLLEAGAYDLAIGSRATTAADTQHRNLIRRVMSATLRAIVHYGLQLDVLDSQCGFKVFHQSVAKHLAQLQTMPGFAFDLELLFLAKKYHYQTIEIPVEWIDAPGSKVHPIRDTYRFVRDILTIQFNNLRGRYVKPQLKARDCNNLPTKHGYAQ from the coding sequence ATGGCAGACATACGCTATGACCTATGGAAAACAGAGCCACTTACCGAAACACCCCATATCTCGGTGGTGATTCCCTGTTTCAATGAACAAGAACGGATTTTACCCACTATCGGAGCGATTATTGCCTGTTTTTGTGCGCTAGGCCGTCCATGGGAATTAATTATTAGCGATGATGGCTCAACCGATCAGACCGTTGCCCTGCTTGAAGAACTCCATTTTGCTAACCTTAGTGTGTTGCGAACCCCCACTAACTGTGGCAAAGGTCATGCTGTTCGGCAAGGCATCCTCGCTGCGCGTGGTGATTTTATTCTCTTTGCAGATGCTGATAACTCAACCCCGATTGAGCAGATTCATCAGCTGTTGCCACTGCTCGAAGCGGGGGCATACGATCTCGCGATTGGGTCGCGGGCAACCACCGCCGCCGATACCCAACATCGGAATCTGATTCGCCGGGTAATGAGTGCAACCTTACGAGCCATCGTCCACTATGGCTTACAGTTGGATGTTCTTGATAGTCAATGTGGCTTCAAAGTCTTTCACCAGAGTGTTGCCAAACACTTAGCCCAGCTCCAAACAATGCCCGGCTTTGCCTTTGACCTTGAATTATTGTTTCTCGCAAAAAAATACCACTACCAAACCATTGAAATTCCGGTCGAATGGATTGATGCCCCGGGTTCAAAAGTCCATCCTATCCGCGATACCTACCGCTTTGTCCGCGATATTCTGACCATTCAATTTAATAACCTACGAGGTCGTTATGTCAAACCCCAGCTTAAGGCTCGTGATTGTAACAACCTTCCCACCAAGCACGGGTACGCTCAATGA
- a CDS encoding cellulase family glycosylhydrolase: MSQRRFKIIIWLFFLLILGQCGWWGVGQVARLVASFQQGADPASALKLPPMLPPEAASATQWLPDDPDTGRVMEDFTRQQLTSDYGRAWLQWNLSLKIGRPYNLRTSFSGPALHYLTTSISATANLQIDQIDTAHQLQLHFYAADGSIVAMTDTQAEVYQIIYDANGKIVSAQWLYARYEIVLLLQDGTWRIRHWVRHELPTPLEPSYQPKPQLLQVNQQQLQLHDQAFIARGVNYYPSKAPWLQFWPGYQPQQTTTDLALVQQLNLNSVRIFIPFEQFTEPYSTSLYLRSVTDFLDQADQANIKVIVTLFDFLGDYQLARWQQTDSYLTTVVTALKEHPAIMAWDVKNEPDRDYATASQIVVEAWLQHSIRQLRRLDPHHLITIGWSTPEAAERLYQDVDLVSFHYYGSTELLATHYQRLRQIVGEKPLLLTEIGLPTWNSPFFPHGHSQREQANYLTGLIQQAEAYNGFLIWTLFDIPEVPSTIAGFWPWQRGPQTQLGLYTETYEPKLISKVLLGLEPVPFIRWWEAWLKPFRITLITLSMLGLIGGWRFFRRRKRKKRLKV, translated from the coding sequence ATGAGTCAGCGGCGCTTCAAAATTATTATATGGCTCTTCTTTTTGCTCATCCTTGGTCAATGTGGCTGGTGGGGTGTTGGTCAAGTTGCGCGGCTTGTCGCTAGCTTCCAGCAAGGTGCCGACCCTGCTAGTGCCCTAAAATTGCCACCCATGTTGCCACCTGAAGCCGCAAGCGCGACCCAGTGGCTGCCTGACGACCCCGACACTGGTCGCGTGATGGAAGATTTTACTCGCCAACAACTGACCAGCGATTATGGTCGGGCGTGGCTCCAATGGAATCTTTCCTTGAAGATTGGCCGCCCCTACAATTTACGCACTAGTTTTAGTGGACCAGCCTTGCATTATCTTACGACAAGCATCAGTGCAACTGCCAATCTCCAGATAGACCAAATTGATACAGCGCACCAATTACAACTGCATTTCTATGCAGCAGATGGCTCTATTGTAGCAATGACCGATACCCAAGCCGAGGTCTACCAGATAATCTATGATGCTAACGGGAAAATCGTATCGGCCCAATGGCTCTATGCGCGATATGAGATTGTGCTGCTGTTGCAAGATGGCACATGGCGAATTCGGCATTGGGTGCGCCATGAACTGCCAACCCCTCTAGAACCATCGTATCAACCAAAGCCGCAACTTTTGCAGGTTAATCAGCAACAGTTACAACTTCACGATCAGGCTTTTATCGCGCGAGGCGTTAATTATTATCCTTCTAAAGCTCCATGGCTACAATTTTGGCCTGGCTATCAACCTCAACAAACAACAACAGATCTCGCGTTAGTTCAACAACTAAACTTGAATAGTGTGCGGATTTTCATTCCGTTTGAACAATTTACCGAACCCTATAGTACAAGCCTTTATCTCCGTTCCGTGACCGATTTTCTGGATCAGGCTGATCAAGCGAACATCAAGGTCATCGTCACCTTATTCGATTTTTTAGGCGATTATCAACTGGCCCGTTGGCAACAAACCGATAGCTATTTAACAACTGTGGTGACTGCATTAAAGGAACACCCAGCTATTATGGCCTGGGATGTAAAAAATGAACCAGATCGCGATTATGCGACTGCTAGTCAAATAGTGGTTGAGGCATGGCTCCAGCATAGCATCCGCCAGCTTCGTCGGCTTGATCCACATCATCTGATTACGATTGGCTGGTCTACGCCTGAAGCTGCTGAACGGTTATATCAAGATGTTGATTTGGTCTCGTTTCATTACTATGGATCAACTGAACTGTTGGCAACCCACTATCAACGCCTCAGGCAGATAGTTGGCGAGAAACCGCTCCTGCTAACTGAGATTGGGTTGCCAACCTGGAATAGCCCATTTTTTCCTCATGGCCACAGCCAGCGTGAGCAAGCAAACTACTTAACGGGATTAATCCAGCAAGCCGAAGCCTATAATGGTTTTTTGATCTGGACACTCTTTGATATTCCTGAGGTTCCAAGCACAATCGCTGGATTTTGGCCATGGCAACGTGGCCCGCAAACCCAATTAGGACTCTATACTGAGACCTATGAACCAAAATTAATCAGCAAAGTGTTGTTAGGGCTTGAGCCTGTCCCGTTTATTCGCTGGTGGGAGGCGTGGCTCAAGCCGTTTCGAATAACGCTGATTACGCTAAGCATGCTTGGATTAATCGGAGGATGGAGATTCTTTCGCCGCAGGAAACGCAAAAAACGCCTAAAGGTTTAG